The Dehalogenimonas sp. 4OHTPN genome window below encodes:
- a CDS encoding carbon-nitrogen hydrolase family protein has product MKVAFFHIEPKPGQIEANRHLYERLISASAVLGTRWILTPELGISGYYFTDIIGTNWIKPQPDEWMNKIKLESRRLDLTIFLSHPERDKKTGKFHNTLFAIDKGRIAGRHRKIEVHPGAEEAWSSPGDSLKPFAIDGARIGMLICADTWDTHHGLELQKKAAELLVVSAAWGQKYPPLENWKTLSLSTGLPVWVCNRTGQERNVDWTQAESMVLAKGQPVLRYSGKPALLVFDWDFERMSPVSAEFTVIPVDGREI; this is encoded by the coding sequence GTGAAAGTCGCCTTTTTCCATATCGAGCCGAAACCAGGCCAGATCGAGGCCAACCGCCACTTGTATGAGCGGCTGATCTCAGCAAGTGCCGTACTGGGGACGCGCTGGATACTTACTCCCGAGCTCGGTATCTCAGGGTATTACTTCACCGATATCATCGGCACCAACTGGATCAAACCCCAGCCTGATGAATGGATGAACAAAATCAAGCTCGAAAGCCGCAGGCTTGATCTAACCATCTTCTTATCTCACCCTGAGCGGGACAAGAAAACCGGCAAGTTCCACAACACTTTATTCGCGATCGATAAAGGCAGAATCGCTGGCCGTCACCGCAAGATAGAGGTCCATCCGGGCGCCGAAGAAGCCTGGTCCTCTCCCGGTGATAGCCTGAAACCCTTCGCTATCGACGGTGCAAGAATCGGGATGCTGATCTGTGCTGATACCTGGGACACTCACCACGGACTTGAACTCCAAAAAAAGGCTGCTGAGCTACTGGTCGTCAGTGCTGCCTGGGGTCAGAAATACCCGCCGCTGGAAAACTGGAAAACCCTGTCGCTATCTACCGGACTACCGGTATGGGTCTGCAACAGAACAGGCCAGGAACGTAATGTCGACTGGACTCAGGCTGAAAGCATGGTCCTGGCGAAAGGCCAGCCGGTGCTCAGATACTCCGGCAAGCCGGCGTTGCTGGTCTTCGACTGGGATTTCGAAAGGATGTCGCCTGTATCAGCCGAGTTTACCGTCATACCCGTTGATGGAAGGGAGATCTGA
- a CDS encoding adenosylcobalamin-dependent ribonucleoside-diphosphate reductase, giving the protein MVIDTRSMPIYLDKPALTPNAKLVLEKRYLRRDENGEIIETPDEMFWQVARAAASVEQHYDPQADIETVASEFYEIMAGLLFLPNSPALLNAGTGRGQMAGSMVLPVEDSLDSIFDAVKNAAIIHQRGSGIGFDFSSIRPRGDRAGSRPDAAIGPVALIEVFSRVTQNIRQGGIRRGCNAVSLGIDHPDIIEFIRAKADQSSLSNFYTCIAITDDFMQRVKQGLDYPLIHPRTQSVSRWLNAREVFDQIVDQAWRNGEPGFIFLDRINRDNPTPQLGTLHHVSGCGEQPLLPNEFAHLGSVNLSRIVKSDGDQTYIDFKLLASVVGTAVRFLDNLIDLTGYPTNESMLATKRTRKIGLGVMGFADMLFQLEIAYNSEQALDIAREVMSFIQRQALDASIELGQKRGPYPAFHGGGKPIRNASRTTIAPTGTISLIAGCTSSIEPVFATVFIRNAFKGEHQMLDINPHFEKAARQAGVFTSDLIERLVRCNHLQQQPDVPEELKRIFVTAHRVSPEWHIKMQAAFQEFTDAAVSKTVNLPHNADREELGIIFMQAYDIGLKGITAYRDQSRSSQPFCTGDIGISLVREYMNCR; this is encoded by the coding sequence ATGGTCATCGATACCAGATCAATGCCCATCTATTTAGACAAACCGGCTCTAACACCCAATGCTAAACTGGTCTTGGAAAAGCGCTACCTGCGCCGGGATGAAAATGGTGAAATTATTGAAACACCAGACGAGATGTTTTGGCAGGTAGCCCGGGCAGCAGCTTCTGTCGAACAACACTACGACCCTCAGGCAGATATTGAGACTGTTGCATCTGAATTCTACGAAATCATGGCGGGACTGCTCTTCCTGCCCAATTCGCCTGCCCTTTTAAACGCCGGTACCGGTCGAGGGCAAATGGCTGGCTCGATGGTGCTGCCGGTCGAAGACTCGCTGGATTCCATTTTCGATGCCGTAAAAAATGCCGCCATTATCCACCAGCGTGGTAGCGGGATCGGTTTCGACTTCTCGAGCATCCGACCCAGAGGTGACCGGGCAGGCAGTCGGCCTGATGCCGCCATCGGACCAGTAGCCTTGATCGAGGTATTTTCCAGGGTGACCCAGAATATCCGCCAGGGCGGTATCCGCCGCGGCTGCAATGCCGTCTCGTTGGGCATCGACCACCCGGATATTATTGAATTCATCAGGGCCAAAGCTGACCAGTCATCCTTAAGCAACTTCTATACCTGCATTGCCATCACTGATGATTTCATGCAAAGAGTGAAGCAAGGATTGGATTATCCCTTGATCCATCCCCGTACCCAGAGCGTTAGCAGGTGGCTGAATGCTAGAGAGGTGTTCGACCAGATCGTCGACCAGGCCTGGCGTAATGGTGAGCCGGGCTTTATCTTCCTCGACCGGATCAACCGTGACAACCCCACCCCACAACTAGGGACTCTTCATCATGTCAGCGGCTGTGGTGAACAGCCGCTACTACCCAACGAATTTGCCCACCTCGGCTCCGTCAACCTTTCCCGAATCGTGAAATCTGATGGGGATCAAACATATATCGACTTCAAACTGCTGGCCAGTGTCGTCGGCACAGCGGTGAGGTTTCTGGATAATCTCATTGATTTAACAGGCTATCCGACGAATGAGAGCATGCTCGCTACCAAACGGACCCGGAAGATCGGCCTCGGGGTGATGGGCTTTGCCGATATGCTGTTCCAATTGGAGATCGCCTACAACTCCGAACAGGCGCTCGATATAGCAAGAGAGGTGATGAGCTTCATCCAGCGGCAGGCGCTTGATGCCTCTATCGAGCTTGGCCAGAAGCGGGGGCCATACCCGGCTTTCCATGGTGGCGGGAAACCAATCCGTAACGCCTCGCGTACTACCATTGCACCAACTGGCACCATATCGCTGATAGCTGGTTGCACTTCGAGCATCGAACCGGTTTTCGCTACTGTCTTTATCAGGAACGCTTTCAAAGGTGAACACCAGATGCTGGATATCAATCCCCATTTCGAAAAGGCGGCGCGCCAGGCTGGGGTCTTTACTTCAGACCTCATCGAGCGCCTTGTCAGGTGTAACCACCTGCAACAGCAACCGGATGTACCTGAGGAATTGAAACGCATCTTCGTCACGGCTCACCGGGTCAGCCCCGAGTGGCATATCAAAATGCAGGCGGCTTTCCAGGAGTTTACTGATGCTGCCGTCTCTAAAACAGTCAACTTGCCTCATAATGCTGATAGAGAAGAACTTGGTATTATCTTCATGCAAGCATATGATATTGGGCTCAAGGGTATTACAGCCTACCGTGACCAGAGCCGGTCATCTCAGCCCTTCTGCACTGGCGATATCGGCATTAGTCTGGTCCGGGAATATATGAATTGTAGGTAA
- a CDS encoding SDR family oxidoreductase — protein sequence MDLSGNERGAEKAPRSFRSDMGSYTKTELVIELTPNITRLEDSIIMTLKDKTVVVTGSSRGIGRAIAEACAAAGANVVLCSRDFTLLSKTVEELYQSGFSVRAFQADVTNEAEILGLFESSKLAFGKIDVWINNAGISGGYRTLQSMTTDEIREVIDTNLMGSFYACRLLIPYFISSGGGTIINIGGRGGRGNPSPFQSPYGASKAAITSLTKSLAAENKDKPISINCLFPGMVETDIYKDVKTCPETDSKMGLMSVLLKAFATPIERVQKVALEMCSVKPGRITGKCYSAERPERFFRALMALPDFIKYSRRKP from the coding sequence ATGGATCTCTCGGGAAATGAACGAGGGGCTGAAAAAGCCCCTCGTTCATTTCGGTCTGACATGGGATCTTATACAAAAACAGAGCTTGTGATAGAGTTAACTCCGAATATCACTAGATTAGAGGACTCAATCATAATGACACTCAAAGACAAAACAGTAGTCGTCACCGGATCCAGCCGGGGTATTGGACGTGCAATTGCGGAAGCTTGTGCGGCTGCCGGAGCTAACGTAGTTCTATGTTCAAGAGATTTCACCCTTCTTTCGAAGACGGTCGAAGAGCTATACCAAAGCGGCTTTTCCGTTCGGGCTTTCCAAGCAGATGTCACAAACGAGGCTGAAATTTTAGGGCTGTTCGAGAGTAGCAAATTAGCCTTCGGGAAAATCGACGTGTGGATAAATAATGCAGGGATATCTGGCGGCTATCGAACTCTTCAGTCTATGACCACCGACGAGATAAGAGAAGTCATTGATACCAACTTGATGGGTTCTTTCTATGCCTGCAGGCTATTAATCCCATACTTCATATCAAGTGGGGGAGGAACGATCATTAACATAGGTGGGCGTGGGGGACGTGGGAATCCCAGTCCTTTCCAATCCCCATACGGTGCGAGTAAAGCTGCGATTACAAGTCTTACGAAGAGCCTGGCTGCTGAGAACAAGGATAAGCCGATATCAATAAACTGCCTATTTCCAGGCATGGTTGAGACGGACATCTACAAGGATGTAAAGACCTGTCCCGAAACTGATTCCAAAATGGGACTAATGTCGGTGCTGTTGAAAGCTTTTGCTACCCCTATAGAACGGGTACAAAAAGTGGCATTAGAAATGTGTAGCGTGAAGCCGGGTAGGATTACGGGGAAATGTTATTCAGCCGAGCGACCTGAGCGCTTTTTTCGAGCTTTAATGGCATTACCTGATTTCATAAAGTACTCAAGAAGAAAACCTTAG
- a CDS encoding reductive dehalogenase, with product MKAIGLLGAGIGGASLVTPVFHDMDELIGSSDASWKRPWYVKEREFDHPTIEIDWDMMKRHDGRLQGQAGYTKAQYYGKDRVVNANAVGAPLQKARQDANQSGYRLRDDALYAGATTTNTIQRKPGDFGWAGEFNLAPTKTPEQLGVPKWTGTPEEASKMLRAAMRVYGASLVGYGEFTSEIRNKAVFSYEKGGANSNSYIDKWPPPESVARPIVYENVDTGYETSTKLVIPNKEMWEVSVSTQGSNELFRRSPAWGGFANRNTFMNVGNINACTQNFLRMIGYQKIGVVGNATPNQDATHFFAGGAGAILNGLGEASRQQLYTISPEYGAPGRLYDFVTDLPLAPNKPIDAGIFRFCHTCQKCANNCPAEVISFEKEPSWERPTVNGKAAIWTVQGTKAFIMNGPGCSLWASESGSSCNICWGECTFTVNHGAMIHDVVKSTIATTPLFNGFLFSMAETFEYGQKDPESWWDLELPFYGQDSNVLSRHGAYR from the coding sequence ATGAAAGCCATTGGGCTCTTAGGTGCTGGCATCGGTGGCGCTTCTTTGGTTACACCAGTATTCCATGATATGGACGAGTTAATTGGATCTTCTGACGCAAGCTGGAAACGGCCATGGTATGTCAAAGAGAGGGAGTTTGATCATCCCACGATCGAGATTGACTGGGACATGATGAAGCGTCATGACGGCCGTCTTCAGGGTCAAGCAGGTTACACAAAGGCTCAATACTATGGGAAAGACCGAGTGGTTAATGCCAATGCGGTGGGAGCTCCCTTACAAAAAGCTCGCCAAGATGCCAACCAATCTGGTTATCGTTTGCGAGATGATGCATTGTACGCCGGCGCGACGACGACGAATACAATCCAACGGAAGCCTGGTGATTTCGGTTGGGCTGGTGAATTCAATTTGGCTCCGACGAAAACCCCTGAACAACTTGGTGTCCCCAAATGGACCGGAACACCGGAGGAAGCTTCAAAGATGCTCAGGGCTGCAATGAGGGTGTATGGCGCCTCTTTAGTAGGATATGGTGAGTTCACAAGCGAAATCAGAAACAAGGCTGTGTTTTCCTACGAGAAAGGCGGAGCTAACAGCAACAGCTACATTGACAAATGGCCGCCTCCCGAAAGTGTTGCTCGTCCAATCGTGTACGAGAATGTTGACACAGGTTATGAGACTTCTACAAAGCTAGTCATCCCCAATAAAGAAATGTGGGAAGTGAGTGTTTCGACCCAAGGGTCGAATGAATTATTCCGCCGCTCCCCGGCTTGGGGCGGTTTTGCGAATCGCAATACTTTTATGAATGTCGGCAATATCAACGCTTGTACTCAAAACTTTCTGCGCATGATAGGCTATCAGAAGATCGGAGTAGTTGGTAACGCAACACCCAATCAAGACGCGACCCATTTCTTCGCTGGTGGGGCTGGTGCGATATTGAACGGACTTGGGGAGGCAAGTCGCCAACAACTCTATACAATTTCCCCTGAATATGGTGCTCCTGGCCGTTTATATGATTTTGTAACTGATCTGCCGCTGGCGCCAAACAAACCAATAGACGCAGGTATTTTCCGCTTCTGCCATACCTGCCAGAAATGTGCAAATAACTGCCCTGCTGAAGTGATATCTTTCGAAAAAGAGCCTTCTTGGGAACGTCCAACTGTTAATGGGAAAGCGGCGATTTGGACCGTGCAAGGGACCAAGGCCTTTATCATGAACGGTCCTGGTTGCAGTCTCTGGGCTTCTGAAAGTGGAAGCAGTTGCAACATATGCTGGGGTGAATGCACTTTTACGGTAAATCATGGCGCTATGATTCACGACGTAGTGAAAAGTACCATAGCTACCACTCCCCTTTTTAACGGTTTTCTATTCAGTATGGCTGAGACTTTCGAGTATGGACAGAAAGATCCTGAGTCATGGTGGGATCTCGAGTTGCCATTCTATGGACAGGACTCTAATGTCCTTTCCCGCCACGGGGCATATCGGTAG
- a CDS encoding IS3 family transposase (programmed frameshift): MPRKSFTPEQIINHLREAEILISQGTSLAVVLKKIGVSNCTYYRWRQEYGGMKVEQAKRLKALEQENARLKKLVADITLDNAILKEAAPGKLLSPHKRRQVITKIQDKLKVSQRRACQVLGQARATQRRDKEPPDEEKRLVADVTALATKFGRYGYRRITALLRERGWRVNHKRVERIWRMEGLKVPQKQPKRGRLWLNDGSCIRLRPEHKDHVWSYDFVSARTSDGRAFRMLNIIDEYTRECLAILVKRRITSEDVIDQLFNLFILRGIPEHLRSDNGPEFTARSIRKWLADIGIKTLFIEPGSPWENGYIESFNGKLRDELLNREIFTTLFEAEVLIADWRRQYNQVRPHSSLGYLPPAPEAIMAAKTT, from the exons ATGCCGAGGAAGTCCTTCACTCCGGAGCAGATCATCAACCATCTCCGGGAGGCCGAGATCCTCATCAGCCAGGGCACCAGTCTGGCCGTCGTGCTTAAGAAGATCGGGGTCAGCAACTGCACCTACTACCGCTGGCGTCAGGAATACGGCGGCATGAAAGTCGAGCAGGCCAAACGCCTCAAGGCATTGGAGCAGGAAAACGCCAGACTGAAGAAGCTGGTAGCCGACATCACCCTGGACAATGCCATCCTCAAAGAAGCCGCCC CGGGGAAACTTCTAAGCCCGCACAAGAGACGTCAGGTTATCACCAAGATTCAGGACAAGCTGAAGGTCTCCCAGAGGCGGGCATGCCAGGTGCTCGGCCAGGCCAGGGCTACCCAGCGCCGTGATAAGGAGCCACCCGATGAGGAAAAGCGCCTGGTGGCCGATGTCACTGCACTGGCCACCAAGTTTGGCCGCTACGGTTACCGGCGGATCACGGCACTACTCCGTGAAAGAGGCTGGCGGGTGAACCACAAGAGGGTAGAGAGGATCTGGCGCATGGAAGGACTCAAGGTGCCCCAGAAGCAACCTAAAAGAGGCAGGCTATGGCTTAATGACGGCTCGTGCATCCGGCTCAGGCCGGAGCATAAGGATCACGTCTGGAGCTATGACTTTGTCAGTGCCAGGACATCAGACGGCCGGGCTTTTCGGATGCTCAATATCATCGATGAATACACCCGGGAATGCCTGGCCATCCTGGTCAAGAGACGGATCACGTCAGAGGATGTCATCGACCAGCTCTTCAATCTGTTCATCTTAAGGGGCATACCCGAGCACCTGAGGTCGGACAACGGACCGGAATTCACCGCCAGATCGATCAGGAAATGGCTGGCAGACATTGGCATCAAAACGCTGTTTATCGAGCCTGGGTCACCCTGGGAGAACGGCTACATCGAGTCATTCAACGGCAAGCTCAGGGATGAACTACTGAACCGGGAGATCTTCACCACGCTTTTTGAGGCTGAAGTATTGATTGCCGACTGGAGGAGGCAGTACAATCAGGTCCGGCCTCACAGCTCACTTGGTTATCTGCCACCGGCACCTGAGGCTATTATGGCTGCCAAAACTACTTAA
- a CDS encoding DGQHR domain-containing protein: protein MFRENGNHYKIQLIPFNQKGNTIYLAKIPADKFLGLYIVEPAEYNFNIEQSKVRSLGQDEYIKERLLYHRIDPNKRDYQRFEDPARVSKIQKYLNDNRYALFPNSVIVASELINDYLENTPSNENEIDQIINTSGNILSLFLSSPEGEHLYIPKTSKPFLVIDGQHRLAGLRESNVSQNFDIIVALLLDYPWPAVASIFYTINYTQKAVSKSVLYELAGEFSDDLEIGTVWLHQVVRILNEVEKSPFYKRVKILGKSDSDTPNASISQAFIIDYLVSTLDPWRQGALYPPIFRYYFQKSNEAKISIVTFLMRYFEAIRQLCPVAWDDPSASIISKTVGVGALIRIMHFLFVKLFIEEYQSNPTFMETLNADNLKAKLDGLQLIDFSSIGEFGGSASSGGLNKLVKALITKLPYFGSSDYDDFIFSYRNVTLKQYRAWFDRSVNNKDM, encoded by the coding sequence ATGTTTAGGGAAAATGGGAATCACTATAAGATACAACTAATACCTTTTAACCAAAAGGGTAATACCATTTATCTCGCCAAAATACCCGCCGATAAGTTTCTAGGCCTTTATATCGTTGAACCAGCGGAGTATAACTTTAATATTGAACAATCTAAAGTTAGATCATTAGGGCAAGATGAGTACATCAAAGAAAGGCTCTTATACCATCGCATTGATCCAAATAAGCGGGATTATCAAAGATTCGAGGATCCGGCACGAGTATCCAAAATTCAAAAATATCTCAATGATAACAGATACGCCCTGTTTCCGAACTCAGTTATCGTCGCATCAGAATTAATTAATGACTATCTCGAGAATACGCCATCCAATGAGAATGAAATCGATCAGATCATAAATACTTCAGGAAATATCCTGTCATTATTCTTGAGTTCGCCAGAAGGTGAGCATTTGTATATCCCTAAAACAAGCAAACCCTTTCTAGTAATAGATGGGCAACATAGGCTAGCTGGACTTCGAGAGTCTAATGTCTCTCAAAATTTCGATATTATTGTCGCCTTGCTCTTGGATTATCCTTGGCCTGCCGTCGCGAGTATTTTTTACACGATAAACTACACTCAGAAAGCCGTCAGTAAATCCGTCCTCTATGAATTGGCGGGAGAATTCAGCGACGACCTCGAAATCGGAACCGTCTGGCTACATCAAGTAGTACGGATACTTAATGAGGTTGAAAAATCCCCTTTCTACAAGAGGGTCAAGATTCTCGGGAAATCCGATAGTGACACTCCCAATGCTTCAATTTCTCAAGCTTTCATCATCGATTATCTTGTGAGCACACTTGACCCTTGGAGACAAGGAGCTCTCTATCCACCAATATTTAGGTATTATTTCCAGAAGAGTAATGAGGCTAAGATTTCTATTGTCACCTTCTTGATGAGGTATTTCGAGGCCATCCGCCAATTGTGCCCGGTAGCCTGGGACGATCCGTCAGCATCGATTATTAGTAAGACGGTGGGTGTTGGTGCCTTAATCAGAATAATGCATTTTCTATTTGTCAAATTATTTATCGAAGAATACCAAAGTAATCCTACCTTTATGGAAACCTTAAACGCCGATAATTTGAAAGCTAAACTTGATGGCCTTCAATTGATTGATTTTTCTAGCATTGGAGAATTTGGAGGTTCAGCCAGTAGCGGAGGGCTGAATAAACTTGTGAAAGCATTAATCACTAAACTCCCGTATTTTGGTTCATCAGATTACGATGATTTCATTTTCTCCTATCGAAATGTGACATTAAAGCAATATCGAGCTTGGTTTGATAGAAGTGTAAATAATAAAGATATGTAG
- a CDS encoding EVE domain-containing protein, producing MAHWILQMNPNHFSLDKEYPLQLGHDDWWCLSRSHKIAVGDEAFIWRAIDYRDKKTGAKPRGIYAKARILSAPPHSREMARRIEQAKKFDHYRWSDLHERTVQESKPHEILISYTELWETNPLTCEEIKSAGLGDLHIITYPNQEICGLSELAAAKILDLLQRK from the coding sequence ATGGCACATTGGATCCTTCAGATGAACCCAAACCACTTCTCATTAGACAAGGAATACCCTCTCCAGCTCGGGCATGATGATTGGTGGTGTTTATCACGATCCCATAAAATAGCAGTTGGGGACGAGGCTTTTATTTGGAGAGCTATTGATTATCGGGACAAGAAAACAGGAGCAAAACCCAGGGGGATCTATGCCAAAGCCCGCATCTTGTCAGCTCCTCCTCATTCAAGGGAAATGGCTCGGAGGATTGAGCAGGCAAAAAAGTTCGATCATTACCGTTGGTCAGATCTACATGAGCGAACGGTACAAGAATCCAAACCTCATGAAATACTCATCTCATACACCGAACTTTGGGAGACAAATCCCCTTACGTGCGAAGAGATAAAAAGCGCAGGTCTTGGGGACCTCCATATAATTACTTATCCAAACCAAGAAATCTGCGGATTATCTGAGTTGGCAGCAGCGAAGATCCTCGATCTCCTTCAGAGAAAATGA
- a CDS encoding helix-turn-helix transcriptional regulator: MNNNTSLEQSIVKRLSEYRRLSGVTQEELAARIGTKQPVISEFERMMNSPTLGFIERVANALGVEIKIRIQPGHTDDIYGGS; this comes from the coding sequence ATGAATAATAATACTTCCCTTGAGCAGTCGATCGTAAAAAGATTATCAGAGTACAGACGCTTAAGTGGCGTCACTCAGGAAGAATTAGCTGCTCGTATTGGCACAAAACAACCCGTTATATCCGAGTTCGAACGTATGATGAATTCACCCACATTGGGATTTATCGAAAGAGTAGCGAACGCACTTGGGGTTGAAATCAAAATCAGGATACAACCTGGCCACACTGATGACATATACGGAGGTTCCTAG
- a CDS encoding reductive dehalogenase domain-containing protein, producing MDKYHSPISNKDLMKSLSLSQKGPEDANEFRDLDEMLNASELNKPWFVKGTDLPTVEIDLKLHDPYPRSANVYDINAFFRYLDNPKMEAEIISASKLRERDGILQKLPGNSLRDISLVKTLISDYYYDLPSPVGGFRSIPSPKDYGVPRWEGTPEDNAKMIRTVARATGCSYVEFLDLSDTRLGPVTNLFYSEMAVKFEDGIEDYKLQGLNTICYPRNCRYLIVLVPQMKSIYKRFGNFTTLATAGQDSTDKVLHLAKMMNFLHGIGYLGFEIRSPLPPLEILTGIGEYNRTHGPPITPAFGNECLSGTFSILTDLPLAPSKPIDMGILKYCENCLKCAIACPSGAIDNDKLPSWEINTGPWNASNDHKGYKNNSFKCMEFIVNHIATGFRPRLMGHCMNCVYSCPFTKAKMLDSRLQALPKTVPLRIDRENTRRFWEIDMPEFGMMSILNPPEIGNQAH from the coding sequence ATGGATAAATATCATTCTCCGATCAGTAACAAGGATCTCATGAAGAGCCTTTCTCTGTCCCAGAAAGGCCCAGAAGATGCTAACGAATTTCGCGACTTAGATGAGATGTTGAATGCTTCGGAGTTAAATAAACCATGGTTTGTTAAAGGAACTGACCTACCTACTGTAGAAATTGATTTGAAACTACACGACCCTTACCCTCGGTCAGCTAATGTATACGATATTAATGCGTTTTTCAGATATCTAGATAATCCCAAAATGGAAGCTGAGATCATCAGCGCTAGTAAACTCCGTGAAAGAGACGGCATTTTACAAAAATTGCCAGGGAATTCTCTACGTGATATCTCTCTCGTTAAGACCCTAATCTCCGATTATTATTACGACCTGCCTTCTCCAGTCGGAGGATTTCGTTCAATTCCTTCTCCAAAAGATTATGGTGTACCACGTTGGGAAGGCACACCGGAAGATAATGCCAAGATGATCCGAACGGTGGCGAGAGCCACCGGCTGTTCTTACGTAGAATTTCTCGACCTAAGTGACACCAGATTAGGTCCTGTTACAAACTTATTTTATTCCGAAATGGCTGTAAAATTTGAGGACGGAATAGAAGACTATAAGCTTCAAGGACTGAACACAATCTGTTACCCCCGAAACTGTAGATATTTGATCGTACTTGTTCCACAAATGAAGAGTATTTATAAGAGATTCGGTAACTTCACGACACTGGCAACAGCCGGGCAAGACTCGACAGACAAGGTGCTACATTTAGCAAAAATGATGAATTTCTTGCATGGTATCGGATACCTTGGATTCGAAATAAGATCACCTCTACCTCCTTTGGAGATATTGACCGGTATCGGAGAATACAACCGGACCCATGGACCACCTATCACACCGGCTTTTGGAAACGAATGTTTATCTGGAACGTTCAGCATTCTCACTGACTTACCTCTAGCGCCAAGCAAACCGATCGATATGGGTATCTTGAAATACTGTGAAAATTGCCTGAAATGTGCGATCGCCTGCCCATCTGGTGCGATTGATAATGACAAATTACCTAGTTGGGAAATCAACACTGGACCCTGGAATGCATCCAATGATCACAAAGGATATAAAAATAATTCTTTTAAATGCATGGAATTCATCGTCAATCATATTGCTACTGGATTCCGGCCAAGATTGATGGGGCATTGCATGAACTGCGTGTATTCTTGTCCATTTACAAAAGCCAAGATGCTTGATAGTCGCCTCCAAGCGTTGCCTAAAACCGTACCGTTGAGGATAGATAGAGAAAATACCCGGCGTTTTTGGGAAATTGACATGCCGGAATTCGGAATGATGTCGATTCTGAATCCACCGGAAATAGGTAACCAAGCGCATTAG